One Mycolicibacterium parafortuitum DNA segment encodes these proteins:
- a CDS encoding PhoH family protein, with amino-acid sequence MNTRSLEERYVTDSITRTYVLDTSVLLSDPWAITRFAEHEVVVPLVVISELEAKRHHHELGWFARQSLRLFDDLRLEHGRLDEPIPVGTQGGTLHVELNHSDPTVLPAGFRNDSNDARILTVAANLAAEGKNVTLVSKDIPLRVKAGAVGLLADEYRAQDVVTSGWTGMAELEVAGEDIDQLFADGEVDLESARDLPCHTGVRLLGSNSHALGRVNPDKKVQLVRGDREVFGLRGRSAEQRVALDLLLDESVGIVSLGGKAGTGKSALALCAGLEAVLERRTQRKVVVFRPLYAVGGQDLGYLPGSESEKMGPWAQAVFDTLEGLASPAVLEEVLSRGMLEVLPLTHIRGRSLHDSFVIVDEAQSLERNVLLTVLSRLGAGSRVVLTHDVAQRDNLRVGRHDGVAAVIEKLKGHPLFAHITLLRSERSPIAALVTEMLEEISPGALP; translated from the coding sequence ATGAACACGCGCAGCCTCGAGGAGCGCTACGTGACTGATTCGATCACCCGGACCTACGTGCTCGACACTTCGGTATTGCTGTCCGACCCCTGGGCCATCACCCGTTTCGCCGAACACGAGGTGGTCGTCCCGCTGGTCGTCATCAGCGAACTGGAGGCCAAGCGCCACCACCACGAACTCGGGTGGTTCGCGCGGCAGTCGTTGCGCCTGTTCGACGATCTGCGCCTCGAACACGGACGTCTCGATGAGCCGATTCCCGTTGGGACACAAGGCGGTACGTTGCATGTGGAGCTGAACCACAGCGACCCGACGGTGCTGCCCGCAGGCTTCCGCAACGACAGCAACGACGCGCGCATCCTGACCGTCGCCGCCAACCTGGCCGCCGAGGGTAAGAACGTGACGCTGGTCAGCAAGGACATCCCGCTGCGGGTCAAGGCCGGTGCGGTCGGCCTGCTCGCCGACGAGTACCGCGCCCAGGACGTGGTGACCTCGGGATGGACCGGGATGGCCGAGCTCGAGGTCGCGGGCGAGGACATCGACCAGCTGTTCGCCGACGGCGAGGTCGACCTCGAGAGTGCCCGCGACCTTCCGTGCCACACCGGAGTTCGGTTGCTGGGCAGCAACTCTCACGCTCTCGGCCGGGTCAACCCGGATAAGAAGGTGCAGTTGGTCCGTGGTGACCGCGAAGTGTTCGGCCTCCGGGGAAGGTCCGCCGAACAACGCGTCGCACTCGATCTGCTGCTCGACGAGTCGGTCGGCATCGTGTCGCTCGGCGGCAAGGCGGGCACCGGCAAGTCCGCGCTGGCGCTGTGTGCGGGCCTGGAGGCGGTGCTGGAGCGGCGCACCCAGCGCAAGGTCGTGGTGTTCCGCCCGCTCTACGCCGTCGGCGGCCAGGACCTCGGCTACCTGCCGGGTAGCGAGAGCGAGAAGATGGGGCCGTGGGCGCAGGCCGTCTTCGACACCCTCGAAGGACTCGCCAGCCCGGCCGTGCTGGAGGAGGTGCTCTCCCGCGGGATGCTGGAAGTGCTTCCGCTGACCCATATCCGGGGCCGGTCGCTGCACGATTCGTTCGTGATCGTCGACGAGGCGCAATCACTGGAACGCAATGTGCTGCTCACCGTGTTGTCGCGGCTCGGCGCCGGCTCCCGGGTGGTACTGACCCACGATGTGGCGCAGCGCGACAACCTGCGGGTCGGCAGGCACGACGGTGTCGCGGCGGTGATCGAGAAGCTCAAGGGCCACCCGC